The sequence GACTGGTCAGAGCAACCGCGATGACTGTGCCCGAACGCTCGTTGAAGATGTCCTGGCTCAAAACAAGGATCGGCCGCCTGCCAGATTGCTCGTGACCTTGAGTAGGATCAAGGTTGGCCCAAACAATGTCGCCTCTCAATATTGCTGCCATTCCGCCGCCTCCAAGGCCAGTCCCTCATCGGCAAGGGCCTGTTCCTCATCGATATCGAGTTTTGCTAGTTCGCGGGCAAGTCGATTTTTGTCCACCCGCTCTATCTTTTCAGCGACAGCGTCCTGAAATGCACGGGAACGGCTCGAGAAGATATTTTCTTTGACCAGGCGATCTACACGCCTAAGCAGATCTGACTCAATAGAAATGGTGACCTTATCTACGTTCATACGAAAGTATTACCAGCAGTCATACTTCGTGTCAATACATTTCTCACCAGCCTGTCGATTGAACAAGCTTGTGGATCTTGTCTAATTCGACGTCGCCGAGGTCGAGGTTTGCTGCGTCATAAACGCTCGCGAGTCCCGCCAAGGCTACGGCTTGGCTGCTTTCGTCTTTGATCTCGGAGACGACATCGAGGCTTTCGAGCGTGAGTTCGCGTGCGCGGTCGCGTTGGTCGTGGCCGATAAACCGCATGGCGAGCAGATTCAAGGCACCGGAACGCGATGCCATTTGCGGGACGGTTTCAACGAGCGTCGCAGCTTCCTCATACAAAGCCATCGCGGCCTCGGCGTCGCCCTGCTTCTCTTTTTCATCCGCGACGCCGATCAGGGCAAAGAGACGGTCGGCGTCTTCCTCGATGCTCTCGACGGTCTGGCGTGCAAGGTCGGGTTCGTTCTGCACTGTAAGGATGCGGGCGATCTGCGTGAGGGCTTTTGACGTTTCAGCCGGATCCTGGTTCTCATCTGCGATCTGCACACCGCGTTCCGTCTTGCCGAATCCCGCAAACTGCACGCCTATCGAGCCCATCAACGAGTTGCGCGCGCGGCTGTCGCGCGTCTCGATGTCACGCTGGGATCTTAATATCTCATACGCCTCATCAAGCGAATCGACGGCGTCGTCTTTCGCGCCCTTTTCCCATTCGTCGCGTGCGATGGCGAGCAGAGCCGACGCCATCTGTGTTTTGTCCGTCACCAGATCGAGAGCACGGTCGCACCTGTCGTGGTCGTCAGCGTAGAGAAAGCCTAAGGCACAGTTGACCAGAAAAAACTCGCGATGCACATTGTCGAGAACCTCGGCCCGCGAACATGCCTCCTCGTAGGTCTCAACGGCTTTATCTTTGCGGCCGGCCTCGATGTAAAGGTTCCCGACGTCGCACAGCGAGCGGATCTGCTCTTCGTCGTGATCGATCTCGAGGGCCGCTGCAACGGCGCGTTCGAGATAGCCTTCGGCTGCCGGGCCCTTCTCGTCGGCTATCTTCGCCGCCGCTATCTGACTGAGTGCTGCCGCTCGTGCGAGCGGAAAATCGATCTCCTCGACCGTCGCATCTGCTCCGGCATCGTTACCGTCAGCAGCCTGCCGGACGGCGATCCCTGCGAGCACAAAATCCGGATGCGCGAGCGGCGCGGCCATCTCTCGCGCCTTCTCGATCTGGCCTTTCGCGGCCTTGACTTGCGCGACATGCTCGATCGCCTGTGCCCTGAGGCCGTGTTCCTCGATGGCATCGGCTAGCTGGACGGCATATTCGTCGTCGTCCAATTCGGCACACTTCTCAGCGATCTGCATCAGCAGCTTGTCGCGGGCGAACGGTTCGGCGATCTGGTTAGACAACTCCGCCGCCAGATCGACGTCGTTTTTGGCAAGGTAGAGCGGGACGATCACATTCATCGCCTCGCCATGCCCGTCAGAGCTCTTGATGTTCTCAGCCAAAAACGCCGCCGCCGACAACATGTCGCCTTGTGCTTGCTCGCGTGAAATGAACTTATCGTGCATAAAGAATGTGAACCACAGATGGACACAGATAAACACAGAAAAAGGCCTCATCTGTGTCTATCTGTGTTTATCCGTGGCTAAAAAACTCTTCTAATCGACTCTGGCATCCAATCGCGCAGGTCGGTGGCGATCGCACCGGCACCGGCGGCTCGCAGCGTTCCGGCGTCGACCGTGTTTGTCACGCCCAAGGCCGGCAGATCGGCGTTTATCGCGGCTTGAATGCCTGGTGCAGTATCCTCGATCACGAGGCATTCGCTGTGGGTCATCGGCAGATGCCCGCGAGCGGTGCGGGCGGCGTCGATCTTGTTAAAGCCTATCTGATACGCGTGCGGATCAGGCTTGCAGGCGTAAGCGTCCTCGGCGCTGACTATTACATCGAAGTGCTTTGCCATACCGCTCTGTTCGAGGATCCACTCGATCTGGTGCCGCTTTTCCATACTGACGACGCCGAGCGCGAACTCGTGCGACATCTTTTCGACAAAATCCTTTATCCCAGGAAACAACGGTAAATTGTCGCCAACGACCTCACGCCACTTATCGAATTTCGCCGCGATGATCTCGTCGCTCTTCGCGTCATCGACCGTCTTGCCTTTCCGCTCATAGGCCGCCCGAACGAACGTCACATCGTCCATCCCATGCGATGCGACATAGTCGTCGTCCGTCATCTCAATGCCCTCAGCCGCAAGCAGTTCCTTGTATATCTCACGCTGAATGCCCTCGTCGTCAACAATAACGCCGTTAAAATCGAATAAAATACTCTTGATCATAGGTAGCTCTCGTCAAACATATTCCCGCGTCCCAGTATACCTTTCGGATCGAACGAGCGTTTGATCTCTGCCATTTCGTTGAGATATCGCTCGCCCATCATCGCGGCGAGGTATTTGCGTTTTAGCTTGCCGATGCCGTGCTCGGCTGAAACGGTGCCGCCGAGCATTATCGCTTGGGCGACACAGCGGCCGTAAAGGTGACGGGCGCGTTCGTTCTCGGCCTCGGTCTTGGGGAACAGGTTTGCGTGCAAATGACAATCACCGATGTGACCGAATATGACGTACTCTATGCCGCTCGGGGCGAGCAGGTCGTCGTAGAACTTCAGGAACGAGCGAAACCTGTCCGGCGGCACGGCCATATCGGTCGAGACCTTCTTGAAACCGTTCCGAGCGAATCGTTCGTTCGCTGCCAACGGCATCGCGTGCCTAAACGAGCGCATCTTCTCGCGGTCCTGCTCGTTTGTCGTGAACCACGAGCGGTCGGTGTCAGCGTTGTGCTTCTCCAACAACGCATTCCACGCCTCAAACACCGCGTCCTCATTCTCAGCCGACGTTTCCTGTTCAAAAAACACGGCCCATGCCATTCCCTCAGGCGTCTCAGGAAACCGCTCGCGAATAAACCCAAGCGAATGCGCGTCAAAATACTCCAACAGAGTAGCGTCAATGTCAGAACCGGGAGCGGTAGCGACCGGGTTCTTTCTCCTTTCCCAAGACTTAAGTCTGGCCTCATTCACAAACGCCAACAGATCACTCTGATCCGCAAAAAATACGATCCCGCTGAAAAAACCTTCGGGCTTCGGGAGCAACGCCAGTTCGATCTCAACGATCACGCCGAGTGTGCCTTCGCTGCCGATGAACAGGTCGATCGGATCTAATGCCTCGCCCGCGAAATAGCCACTCGCGTTCTTTCTTACCCGAGGCCGTGAATATGTCGGCGCGGCAAACTCGATCACGCGGCCCGACTCGGTATTGACCTGACAGGCAGGAAGCCCGCAACTCCGACGCAAGTCGAGTGATTCACCATCGGCCAATACGACTTTCACAGCTTTAACATAATCCCGCGTCGCCCCGTACTTAAAACTCCTCGCACCGGACGCATTTGTCGCCACGTTGCCGCCGATCTGGCAAATCCGTTCAGTCGGGTCGGGCGGATAGAACAGGCCCTCGGCCTCAACGGCCTTTTGCAGATCACCAAGGATCACGCCCGGCTGCACGACGGCGGTCATCGCCTCTTTGTCGATCGATACGATCTTGTTAAGCCGTTCCATCGACACAACATAGCCGCCAAACGGTATCGCCCCACCGACCGTTCCCGTCCGAGCTCCGGCGATAGTTACGGGCACGCCCGCGGCATTCGCTTCACGCAGAATGTCCGCCACCTCGACGGCGGATTCCGGTAAAAACAGCCTCTCCGCCGTCCCACCCTGTATGAAACTGGCGTCGCTCAGGTAGTTTTGAATTTCGTCTGGTTGAGTTTTTGTTTGCACTTTTTGAACGCGGATCGTGCGAAAGGCGCCGTTGAAGAGATGTTATCTTATCCGTTTTTTTCCGCCTAATCCGCCCGATCGGCGTTCAGAACGACGCTATCTATATTCAAGTTCCCGGTCCCGCAGATATTTCAACCGGTCGCGGATCTCGGCGGCCTGCTCGAATTTCATCTCTTTTGCGGCGGCGCGCATTTCTTGTTCGAGTTGCGCGATAGTGTCTTTCAGTTGCTTTGGCGAGTATTCCTCGAAGGAATCGAGTTCCAGCGGTACTTTGAAATAATCGGCCTCGTATGCAGTAACGAGTGTCGCATCTATTGCCTTGACGATGGTCGTGGGCGTGATGCCGTGTTCGGCGTTGTATGCCTCCTGGATCGAGCGGCGACGCTGTGTCTCGCCGATGGCGTATTCCATCGACTTGGTTATCTTATCGGCGTAGAGGATCGTCTTGCCGTCGGCGTTGCGGGCCGCCCGGCCCATTGTCTGGATAAGCGAGCTTTGCGAACGTAGAAAGCCTTCTTTGTCGGCATCCAGAATGGCGACGAGCGACACTTCCGGCAGATCGAGCCCTTCTCGCAAAAGATTGATCCCGACTAGCACGTCAAACTCGCCTCGCCGCAGATCGCGAAGTATCTTGATCCGTTCCAGCGTAACGATATCGCTGTGAAGATATGTCACACGCACGCCGACCTCGGCGAAATATTCGCTCAGGTTCTCGGCCATTCGTTTGGTAAGCGTGGTCACGAGCACGCGTTCGTTGCGTTCAGCGCGAACGCGGCATTCTTCGAGCAGATCGTCGATCTGGCCCTTTACGGGCCGGACCTCGACTACGGGATCGAGCAGGCCTGTCGGACGAATGATCTGTTCGATCACCTCGCCTTGAGTTTGATTCAGCTCGTACGGCCCCGGCGTCGCAGAGACGTAGATAGTCTGTCCGCGCCGCTGTTCGAATTCGTCAAAATTCAATGGCCTGTTGTCCTTCGCCGACGGCAGACGAAAACCGTATTCAACCAGCGTCCCTTTCCTTGACTGATCGCCCTTGTACATCGCCCCAAGCTGCGGTACGGTCTGGTGCGATTCGTCGATGACCATCAGGGCATCGGCCGGCAGGTAATCAAGCAGCGTCGGCGGCGGCTCGCCGGGTTTCTTGCCCGTGAGGTGGCGGGAATAATTCTCGATGCCGCGACAAAAGCCCATCTCCTTTATCATTTCGAGGTCATACATCGTGCGCTGATGCAGCCGCTGTGCCTCGACGACCTTGCCTTCTTCGACGAGGAACTTCTCGTGTTCGTTAAGCTCGGCACGAATCGTCTGCACCGCACGTTTTATCACCGGCCGCGACATCACGTAGTGCGTCTTTGGATATATCGGCAGCCGCGAGTCGTGTTTGTGCAGCACCTCGCCAAGCAGCGGGTCGATCGTCGATATCGAATCGATCTCATCGCCCCAAAACTCGATCCTGTACGCTTGGTCCTGATAGCTCGGATACACCTCGACAACATCACCGCGCACGCGGAAATTACCGCGGTCAAAATCGATGTTCACCCGCTCGTACTGCAACTCGACGAGACGCTGCAGGAACTCCTCGCGTTTCATCTTCTGCCCCGGCTCCACAAAAACAAGCATCCCGTAGTAAGCGTCCGGATCGCCAAGCCCGTAGATGCATGACACCGACGCCACCACGATCACATCGCGCCTTTCGAACAACGCCCTCGTCGCCGACAACCTCAGTCGGTCGATCTCGTCGTTGACCGTCGCTTCTTTTTCTATATAGAGATCGGCCGCCGGCACATAGGCCTCGGGCTGGTAGTAGTCGTAGTACGAAACGAAATATTCGACCGAATTTTCGGGAAAGAACGTTTTGAATTCCTGATAGAGTTGGGCGGCGAGCGTCTTATTGTGAGCAAGCACAAGCGTCGGCCGTTGGACGCGGTCTATGACGTTGGCGATGGTGAACGTCTTGCCGCTGCCAGTGATACCGAGCAAAACCTGGTCGCGCTCGCCGGCGGTCAATCCCGCGACGATCTGGCTTATTGCCTCAGGCTGATCGCCCTTTGGCGTGTTTTCAGATATGAGACGGAATTGCACCCTTTCAGCATACCGCAAAAGGGCGCGTTATGAAAGTGGTCGAACCCTATCGTCAATCGCTCCCGAAGTTTATCGATACGGTCATCGTGTACCGTGTCACTCGTCGGCACTGGTTCGTGACCGAGATGTAGTTATTGCCGGAGCGCGTGATAAAGCTCGTCGACGTCGCACCGCCTGAGAACACCACGCAGCCGTTGCCTGAGCTGACATTGCCCGACAGCACCTGTCCGTTACGGGCGCCAAGCACGTATGTCCTTGTGGCCCCGCCTGTGAGCGAACCCGAAACCGTAGCTGACGTGCGGCCACGGGCAAACCTGATCCTCGTCTGCGCGTCTGCCTCGGACGAGAAAACGAACGCAAACATCAGCGATGCAAGCGCGGTGATCACCAGCTTCTTCATAATTCCTCCTGCAAGTTTGGGATTATGAAGGAATTCTAGGCTCTTTTTGGCCCTGGTGCAAGAGAAATCTGGTCGTTCGTCAGGCTTGCTGGCCAATCGAGCGAATACGTTCTTTCAGAACGTCGTATCTGTCGTTCAATTCGTCGCCGCGTGCGGCATATATGTCAGTAATTATCTGAGAATCAGCCGGGCGAAACGCTCGCAGCATCACATTGCGATTACGGATGATCCCCTTTGCGTCGATGACAACGACAGCACGAGTCCAGCTTACGGGGAATATCGCGTGCCTTGCGTATATCCGTGTTATCTCTCGATCAGGATCGGCCAACAGCGGCAGCGGCAGGCTCAGGTTTCGCGAAAATTCCTGATGTTCATTCGGCGTTCCCGGGCTGATGCCGACGATCGTTGCCTTTGTCTCAAGATAGCTCAGCCAATTGTCACGCACCGAGCAGAGCTGGCGTGTGCATACCAGCGTCTCATTCTGCGGGTAGAAGAGCAGGACTACTACGGAGCCCGAGTGATGCGACAGGCACCATTCGTCCCCGTTATCGGTGGCCAGACAGAAATCTCGAGCCTTATCGCCGATGCCGAGCCAGTCCGCCATATCAATGTAGGGCAACCTGCTCCATGCTTGCGATCGCTTCGCGAACACGTTCGGCAATGTCGGTCGTTAGGCCGCTTTCTTTCTGAAGTTGATAGAGGCTATCGAGCGTGCGCGGGTCCCGTTGAAGCCTGAGCGTGTGCAGCAGAGCAAATCGGACGCGCTCATCGCGGTGGTTTCGGATGGAGTCAAATATCTCACGGGTCTCACCCGCGCAGATCAGTAGGGAAACGAGGACAAACGCCTCATAAGCGATCTTAAGGTCATCGTGCACGAGCCTTTCAAAGCCTTTCTCAACTATGCCGGCCTCGACGGCCGCCCGCGCTGCGTGGCTCAGTCGAAATGCGTCCTCGGTCTCGATTATCCTCTTCCAGGCCGCTGCCCGGTCAAAGCTCAGCCTGAAGAGCCCGCGAGCCGCCGCTGCCCGCACTTCGCGCGTCGGATCAGCCGAGGCGAGAACGATCGTCTCGAACACGGATTCGTGGTCAAAATCCGCAAGCACCGTAACAGCCCTTGAACGCAGGGCAGACGAGAGATCATACAGGGCGATCTGTGAAAGGGCCTCAACAGAATTCTGCGTCTTGAACGCCGTCAAAATCCTTACCGCCAGATCGCGGACCGATTCGTCATCCTCATACTCCTCGTTTGCCTGCTCGATGGCGGTCAGCAGCGACGGGTCATCTGATACCGGCAAAGGCTCAAACGGCCTCGATGCGGGAATGCTCGTAAATGAATTGATCGGAAGCTGCGCATACTGGAGCCTTCGCATCTTCTCCTGAAACGCCCGCGTGTCTGCCGCCAGATCACCGGTAAGCGTCGGGCGCGCAGCTTCGACAGCATCTTGTCGCTTTGCAGGCTGGCCTGAAACTCCGTTGGACGCCGACCTTTTGGCCTTCCTCAGCCATTCGAGTTCCTTATCAGCATCTACGCTGTCGAGATCGTAACTGGCGTGCTGATTCGAATAATACCCTGCGTAGCGGCTCTCGTAATTGTATTGCGGCTTACCGACCGCAGCTTTCGCTTTCTGCCAAAAATAGGCGGCCATTGCGAATCCGCCGACGACAACCACCGCCATAAGGATCCACCAGGTCGAACTCGACCCTTCGGGAACCTCGCGGCCCGGCTGGGCGCAAAGCCGCCCTGCCGCCGCAAGGACGACCAGTCCTGAGACTGCAAGGCGATCAAGCGAAAGGCTCGTTGAGAGATAATTGCGTGTCATTAAAGTAATGCGAGCTTGCAGGAATAGAGGCAGGAAAAAACCCGGTCGCTGCCAGGTGAGCGAGTTCCCTTTACCATTATCGCGATTTTATCGGCTCCTGTCACGACATTTTTTAGCCACGTTAGTATATTTTTAACACGCGGCATATTCCTCAATGTTGACCTTCGTTTGCGATTGCCCAAACGGACGTTTTCGTAATAAAGTCAAAGGGGACGAAGATGTATTAAATGAGCACCGCACCAACGATCTCGAATTCCGAAATCCCGGGACTTAAATTTCTCTATCGCGGCAAGGTTCGAGATATTTACGAGATAGATGACGACACGCTGCTGCTGGTCGCCACCGACAGGCTTTCGGCATTTGACTGCATCCTGCCGACGCCGATCGACAGGAAAGGAGCAGTGCTGACGCAGTTGTCGGCGTTTTGGTTCAAGATGTTTGCGGATGAGGTTGACAGCCACTTCATCACGGCCGAATTCGATAAGATGCCGCCGCTTGTTCAGGCGCAGGAATCTCTGCGAGGGCGCTCCACCTTGGTCAAGCGGGCCGATGTCTTCCCCGTAGAATGCGTCGTCCGCGGATATCTCGAAGGCTCGGGCTGGAAGGATTACAAGGCAACCGGCAAGGTGTCTGGCCACGATCTGCCTCGCGGCCTTGTGCAATGCGACAGGCTGCTCGAACCGATCTTCACACCCGCGACCAAGGCCACAACCGGCCACGACGAGAACATCACGGGCCTCGAGTTCAAGAACATCCTCGGCTCAGAGACCGCCGCCCTGCTCAAGGCAACATCTCTCAAGCTTTACAACCTCGCGTCAGAGTACGCACGCGAACGAGGTATTATTGTGGCCGACACAAAATTCGAATTCGGGACCGACAGCAAAGGCAACATCATGCTCGTCGATGAGGTCATAACGCCCGATTCGTCACGATTCTGGTCGGCAGAGGAATACGAACCCGGGCATGCCCAACCGTCGTTCGATAAACAATTCGTCCGCGAATATCTCGAATCCCTAGATTGGGACAAAACGCCGCCCGCACCGCCGCTGCCACCCGTGATCGCCGAAGCAACTTCGCAACGTTATCTCGACGCCTACAAGCTATTGACAGGAAACGAACTGGAGATCTAACGACGGCTCTCGACCACATCGACCGTATCACCAAGCTTGATCGAGAGGCCTGACGTGGTTGGAATGAGGTTCTGGCCGAATAAAACTGCATTTGGCGTGACGCCCAGCGGCTCGATCCGTTCGGGCATCACATCTTTTGCCATACGATAGGTTGCAAGCGTTCTCAGCGGTTCCTTGCCGTCAAATTCACCTCGCGACTGATCCACCGTCGGAATAACACAACGCTCGCAGGGCTTCGTCGTCCGAAAAGCCGCATCCCCGACGCGGATGCCGGTCCAGTCGTCCTCGGCGTAAGGTTCCGAGCCGCTCACCACAATATTCGGCCTGAACCGATTCATCGGCAGCGGTCGAAACGCAGATACATCGCCTTCATCTGTATACGATCCCGCAATTCTGCTATTCAGATCTCGAAGCGATGCCTCGCAGATCACGAGCAGCGGATAGCCGTCCGCAAAGCTAACGATATCGCTGCCGCCATCGAACCGTGAGTTCACGCTGCGCTGCGTATCATCCGGCATATAAACGAGGTCACACGTCGTGCCCAAGACATCACTAAACCAACCGCCAATGCCTCTGTCATAGGCTTCAGCCGCGCAAACGCTCTGCCATATCGTGACTTGCCGAATGTCGCCCGTCGCCGGGATGAGCGGCACGTTCAAACAGCCAAAATCATCGGCCGATACGGTCATCGCCCCATCGTCGAGGCCGACGTCGATCGTCGCCATTTTGGGAAACTCACGCTGCGTCATAAATCTTCCGCTCGCGTCAGTCAACATCCATCGACGATCAAACGCCAGCCCACGTTTCTCAACAACCGCCGACTGCAAGCTGATGCCCCGCAACGACTTAATAGGATAGATATTGATCTCGGAGACGTGCATAAGACAGATGATTCAACTACACAGAGCACATGGATCACAAAGGAACAGACCCTTTTTATCTATGTGCCCTATGTTCCTATGTGGTTCATTCCAGCATAAAGTTGATAACGCCGTTATCAATTTTTCTGATGCCCATAATTCACCCTTGACATCTAGCCGGGGTCCGCCTTATACTAGCACTCTTGTACTACGAGTGCTAGAATCTCAGTTTCTTAACTGAGCGCAATCTTAACATAAAGGAGTAAACACTATGGCAACCAACATCACACCGCTCCACGATCGCGTGATCATCAAGCGCATCGAGGACAACGTAAATCAGACGGCGGGCGGGCTTTTTATTCCCGACTCGGCCAAGGAAAAGCCGCAGGAAGGCGAGGTCATCGCAGCCGGCGAGGGCAAGTACAAAGAGGACGGCACACGTCAGACGCTTGACGTCAAAGCGGGCGACCGCGTCCTTTTTGGCAAGTACTCGGGTAGCGAGATCAAGCTCGACGGCGAGGAATTCATCATCATGCGCGAGGACGAGATCCTCGGTATCATCAGCCGCGCGGGCGCGGCGGCATAGGTCCTATAGGACCCATACGACCCATAGGTCACATAGGAGATTAAGACAATGGCAAAACAAGTTATTCACGGAGAAGAATCACGCGCCGCTATCCTGCGTGGTGTCAACCAGTTGGCTGATGCGGTGAAAGTGACGCTTGGCCCTAAGGGCCGCAACGTCGTTATCGACAAGAAATTCGGTTCACCGACTATCACCAAAGACGGTGTGACGGTGGCGAAAGAGATCGAGCTCAAAGACACGCTCGAGAACATGGGCGCGCAGATGGTGAGAGAAGTCGCGAGCAAGACCTCCGACGTAGCCGGTGACGGCACGACGACGGCGACGGTGCTGGCGCAGGCGATCATCAAAGAAGGCGTCCGCACAGTCGCCGCGGGTGCAAACCCGATGGCCCTCAAGCGCGGCATCGACAAGGCCGTTGAGAAAGTCGTCGAGGCCGTTCACAGCCAGGCGAAGCCCGTTGCTGGCGATGCTATCGCGCAGGTCGGCACGGTTTCGGCGAATGGCGACAAGACGATCGGCACGATCATCGCTGAGGCGATGGACAAGGTCGGCAAAGACGGCGTAATCACCGTCGAGGAATCAAAGACGATGGAAACGCTCCTCGAGGTTGTCGAGGGAATGCAGTTTGACCGCGGCTATCTGTCGCCGTACTTCGTCACGGACGCCGACCGCATGGAGGCCGTGCTCGAAGAGCCTTACCTGCTGATCCACGAGAAAAAGATCTCGAACATGCGCGACCTTCTGCCGATCCTGGAGCAGGTTGCCAAGATGGGCCGTCCGATGTTGATCATCGCCGAGGATGTCGAGGGCGAGGCTCTCGCAACCTTGGTTGTTAATAAACTGAGAGGAACCCTCAACGTGGCCGCTGTCAAAGCGCCGGGCTTTGGTGACCGCCGCAAGGCAATGCTCGAAGACATCGCGACGCTCACGGGCGGCAAGGTCATCAGCGAGGACCTCGGCATCAAGCTCGAGGCGATCACGCTCGAGGACCTGGGCAAGGCCAAGAAGGTCACGATCGACAAGGACAACACGACGATCGTCGAGGGTGCAGGTGCAGGCGAGGCCATTGACGGCCGTGTCAAGACCATTCGCAACCAGATCGACGAAACCTCGTCCGACTACGACCGCGAGAAGCTGCAAGAGCGTCTTGCCAAGCTCGTCGGCGGCGTCGCCGTCATCAAGGTCGGTGCTGCCACCGAGACCGAGATGAAGGAGAAAAAGGCCCGTGTCGAAGACGCGATGCACGCCACGCGTGCCGCGGTCGAGGAAGGCATCGTCGCCGGCGGCGGCGTGTCGCTCGTTCGTGCAGCCAAGGCCCTTGACGGTTTCGAAGGCGACGACACTGACGAGACGGTCGGTGCCAACATCGTTCGCCGTGCTCTCGAGGAGCCGCTTCGCCAGATCGCCGGCAACGCCGGTATGGAAGGCGCGGTCGTCGTCGAAAAGGTCGCTGGTGGTGACAACCACTTCGGCTTTAACGCCGCGACCGAGCAGTACGAAGACCTCGTCGCCGCAGGCGTCATCGACCCGGCCAAAGTAACGCGCACCGCGCTGCAAAACGCCGCCTCGATCGCCGGCCTCATGCTCACCACCGAAGCCATGATCGCCGACATCCCCGAGGACAAAGCCGACCCCATGGCCGGCATGGGCGGCATGGGCGGCGGAATGGGCATGGGAATGTAGTGTCAGTAGCCCGCACGTAAGTGAGGGCTCAACACACACCACGTTCAAGCAACACAGAAAGGCCTCGGCACCCGCCGAGGCCCTTTTTTTTTCAAAAGCATGCTAGAATCAGCCAAGGTATGAGCACACAAGAACTCATCGTCAATGAAATAGAAGGATTGCCCGAAGCGCTCAAGCGAGAGGTCTATGACTTCGCCAGATTCTTGAGGGAAAAGTCCGCCGACGAATCTTTTAACGGCTTGCTTCTTAGCAATTCAGCGCTCGCAAAAGACTGGGACACGCCCGAG is a genomic window of Chloracidobacterium sp. containing:
- a CDS encoding phosphoribosylaminoimidazolesuccinocarboxamide synthase — translated: MSTAPTISNSEIPGLKFLYRGKVRDIYEIDDDTLLLVATDRLSAFDCILPTPIDRKGAVLTQLSAFWFKMFADEVDSHFITAEFDKMPPLVQAQESLRGRSTLVKRADVFPVECVVRGYLEGSGWKDYKATGKVSGHDLPRGLVQCDRLLEPIFTPATKATTGHDENITGLEFKNILGSETAALLKATSLKLYNLASEYARERGIIVADTKFEFGTDSKGNIMLVDEVITPDSSRFWSAEEYEPGHAQPSFDKQFVREYLESLDWDKTPPAPPLPPVIAEATSQRYLDAYKLLTGNELEI
- the groL gene encoding chaperonin GroEL (60 kDa chaperone family; promotes refolding of misfolded polypeptides especially under stressful conditions; forms two stacked rings of heptamers to form a barrel-shaped 14mer; ends can be capped by GroES; misfolded proteins enter the barrel where they are refolded when GroES binds), with the translated sequence MAKQVIHGEESRAAILRGVNQLADAVKVTLGPKGRNVVIDKKFGSPTITKDGVTVAKEIELKDTLENMGAQMVREVASKTSDVAGDGTTTATVLAQAIIKEGVRTVAAGANPMALKRGIDKAVEKVVEAVHSQAKPVAGDAIAQVGTVSANGDKTIGTIIAEAMDKVGKDGVITVEESKTMETLLEVVEGMQFDRGYLSPYFVTDADRMEAVLEEPYLLIHEKKISNMRDLLPILEQVAKMGRPMLIIAEDVEGEALATLVVNKLRGTLNVAAVKAPGFGDRRKAMLEDIATLTGGKVISEDLGIKLEAITLEDLGKAKKVTIDKDNTTIVEGAGAGEAIDGRVKTIRNQIDETSSDYDREKLQERLAKLVGGVAVIKVGAATETEMKEKKARVEDAMHATRAAVEEGIVAGGGVSLVRAAKALDGFEGDDTDETVGANIVRRALEEPLRQIAGNAGMEGAVVVEKVAGGDNHFGFNAATEQYEDLVAAGVIDPAKVTRTALQNAASIAGLMLTTEAMIADIPEDKADPMAGMGGMGGGMGMGM
- a CDS encoding co-chaperone GroES; amino-acid sequence: MATNITPLHDRVIIKRIEDNVNQTAGGLFIPDSAKEKPQEGEVIAAGEGKYKEDGTRQTLDVKAGDRVLFGKYSGSEIKLDGEEFIIMREDEILGIISRAGAAA
- a CDS encoding MOSC domain-containing protein — its product is MCLMHVSEINIYPIKSLRGISLQSAVVEKRGLAFDRRWMLTDASGRFMTQREFPKMATIDVGLDDGAMTVSADDFGCLNVPLIPATGDIRQVTIWQSVCAAEAYDRGIGGWFSDVLGTTCDLVYMPDDTQRSVNSRFDGGSDIVSFADGYPLLVICEASLRDLNSRIAGSYTDEGDVSAFRPLPMNRFRPNIVVSGSEPYAEDDWTGIRVGDAAFRTTKPCERCVIPTVDQSRGEFDGKEPLRTLATYRMAKDVMPERIEPLGVTPNAVLFGQNLIPTTSGLSIKLGDTVDVVESRR
- a CDS encoding DUF2281 domain-containing protein, whose amino-acid sequence is MSTQELIVNEIEGLPEALKREVYDFARFLREKSADESFNGLLLSNSALAKDWDTPEEDAAWANL